ATCTGCGGATCATCGGTGTTGAGTGTGACCAGCACGCCTGAATGTAAAAAAAAGGCGAACGGGTGAAGCTCCGCCGCAGAGACGATGTTCAGACGCAAATTGCTGGTCAGGCATTGGGTCAATGGTATCTGGGTATCAACAAGGTGGCGCACCAGACGCTCGTCCTCAACGGCGCGGGTTCCGTGATCAATCCGCTGTGCATGCAGCAGCTCCAGGGCATCCCACACACTCTGACTCCCCAGCGCTTCGCCGGCGTGGACTGTGCGATGCAGGCCGGCCTCTTTGGCGATAGCAAAAGTGTTGATGAACTCTTTTTGCGGATTTTGCGTCTCGTCTCCTGACAGCCCGACGCCGACAATTAACGGATGATTTAAGCGCGCAACCGCTACAACCAGGTCGGCCGTCTTTTGATCACCGTGCGACCGCTGAAGATTGACCACCATTCTGGAGAGAATGCCGTATCGCTTCTCGGCCGCATGCACAGCCCGATCCAGCACGGCGACCACATCGGTCAGCGGCATGCCGAGATCGATATACTTTTGCACAGCGCAATCGAACTCCAAGTAGCGGATATTCTGCCGCGCGCATTCCGCAAGCATCTCGCTGCACACCCGGTCCAGATCCTGTAACCGCGTGATATGATTGGAGACGATTTTCATCGCTCTGACAAAATGGCTCAAATCCTGAAAATCGTAAATTTTCAGCAGCTCTTCAACCGTTCGCGGCGCGTTTTCCACTTGGTTGCTCCGCATCAGTTCGATCGCCGTGGTTGGCTGGATGGTCCCTTCAAGATGCAAATGCAATTCAACCTTTGGCATTCGAGCGATAAAATCCAGTGTTTTGTCTTTCAACAACGGGGACCTCGGCAAAAAATGATCCAGCTATCGCTACAAAGCCATCTGCTTTTATGAATCCGGCTTTTTATATTCCAGTATAGAATAATAGCCATCACGATTATTATCGACGACAGGGTTTCATCGGTTTTTCAACTCTTCGCATTGAAACACGGCACGAGGGCGGTCAGGGCTTTTCTGAGTTGAACCCATGGCTACGCCTGAAACGCCGGCCTAAAACAATGTGTACCAGTAATATATTGCATCAATCGTTCATTCACAATAACTAATTACAAAAAATTGACTTGGTGCACATTCAACACGACGGATCCATACTGTTCCTCCACCCTGCCTTTGAGCAGATAGGGGCGGGAGGCGGTCATCATATGGGCGAAACGCTCATAAATGTTAGGGAAAAAGATCGTTTCGTAGATGGCGGTCGTGTCCTCAAAACTCAGAAATTCCATCAGCTGTTTGTTCTTGGTGGCGATCAATTTATAGGTGATTAGCCAACCGATGGTTTGTACGGTCTCGCCGATATGGTGATCCAGGTCACAAGCGCGTATATAATCGAGGCGATCGATCCGGTCTTGATACAACGTCAAAGGATGGCGTGAGGTCAGAAAACCCAGGGTTTCCACCTCCTGCCTCAGCATTTCTTTTTCGTCATAGGGCTTGGTTTCAGCAGGCATCAATGCGCCGGCCTCCGTCTGTTCAAAGAATTCAAGCGAAGCTTGAGTGGATGGGGCGGTATGATTGGATTGCCAATGATAAGCCTGCCAGAGCAGATTCGAACGCGTTTGTCCAATTGCCAGACCATCAAGACAACCGGCTTTGATGA
The bacterium genome window above contains:
- the add gene encoding adenosine deaminase, whose protein sequence is MKDKTLDFIARMPKVELHLHLEGTIQPTTAIELMRSNQVENAPRTVEELLKIYDFQDLSHFVRAMKIVSNHITRLQDLDRVCSEMLAECARQNIRYLEFDCAVQKYIDLGMPLTDVVAVLDRAVHAAEKRYGILSRMVVNLQRSHGDQKTADLVVAVARLNHPLIVGVGLSGDETQNPQKEFINTFAIAKEAGLHRTVHAGEALGSQSVWDALELLHAQRIDHGTRAVEDERLVRHLVDTQIPLTQCLTSNLRLNIVSAAELHPFAFFLHSGVLVTLNTDDPQIFQTSLTQEYALAYQTFGFSEQELRRIAQNGINASFLPEATKGQLRQQMEQNISADCGEN